From the genome of Triticum aestivum cultivar Chinese Spring chromosome 3B, IWGSC CS RefSeq v2.1, whole genome shotgun sequence, one region includes:
- the LOC123068611 gene encoding 1,4-dihydroxy-2-naphthoyl-CoA thioesterase 1: protein MAAKKPSSAIDMAELDPVLHGVGFEMQEVSPSLLSGRLPVTERCCQPFKVLHGGVSALVSEGLASMGAHMASGYRRVAGVHLAINHFRSAALGDVVLARAVPVHLGRSTQVWEVKLWKMDPSEEGKKGPQISESRVTLLCNLPVPDNLHHAGDALKKYAAAATTTTTPTSKL from the exons ATGGCGGCGAAGAAGCCGAGTAGTGCTATCGACATGGCGGAGCTGGACCCGGTGCTGCACGGGGTGGGCTTCGAGATGCAGGAGGTGTCGCCGTCGCTGCTCTCCGGCCGGCTCCCGGTCACGGAGCGCTGCTGCCAGCCGTTCAAGGTGCTGCACGGCGGCGTGTCGGCGCTGGTGTCGGAGGGCCTGGCCAGCATGGGCGCGCACATGGCGTCCGGCTACCGCCGCGTCGCCGGCGTGCACCTCGCCATCAACCACTTCCGCAGCGCCGCCCTCGGCGACGTCGTCCTCGCGCGCGCCGTCCCCGTCCACCTTGGACGCTCCACCCAG GTGTGGGAGGTGAAGCTGTGGAAGATGGACccgtcggaggaggggaagaagggcCCGCAGATCTCCGAGTCCAGGGTCACGCTGCTCTGCAACCTGCCCGTGCCGGACAACCTGCACCACGCCGGCGACGCCCTCAAGAAGTACGCTGCCGCAGCAACGACGACAACCACCCCCACCAGCAAACTGTAA